One segment of Cynocephalus volans isolate mCynVol1 chromosome 8, mCynVol1.pri, whole genome shotgun sequence DNA contains the following:
- the PSRC1 gene encoding proline/serine-rich coiled-coil protein 1 isoform X1 produces the protein MEDLEADVKFIVDETLDFGGLSPSDSREEEDIAVLVTPEKPLRRGLSHRSDPNAVAPAPQSVRLSLGPLSPEKLEEILDEANRLAAQLEQCALQERESTGEGPGTRRVKPSPRRETFVLKDSPVRDLLPTVSSLARSTPSPSSLTPRLRSSDRKGSVRPLRATPGKRPFSVKRESPTCNLFPASKSPASSPLARSSPPVRGKAGPNGRIIASPPTPVKPVLTSQPSTSNSQRLSRPQVAAAKSSSQLPIPSAIPRPASRMPLTSRSLPPSKGALPPDSLSARKGLPRPKAAGHRVPVSQRPNLPVTGTTRSSLQPPRKVAVPGSTR, from the exons ATGGAGGATTTGGAGGCAG ATGTGAAGTTTATTGTGGATGAGACCTTGGACTTTGGAGGGCTGTCACCATCTGACAG tcGTGAGGAAGAAGACATAGCAGTGTTGGTGACTCCAGAGAAACCACTCCGAAGGGGCCTCTCCCACCGAAGCGACCCAAATGCAGTGGCCCCTGCCCCCCAGAGTGTGAGGCTCAGCTTAGGGCCCCTCAGCccagagaagctggaagagatCCTTGATGAGGCCAACCGGCTGGCAGCTCAGCTGGAGCAGTGTGCCCTGCAGGAGCGGGAGAGCACAGGCGAGGGCCCGGGAACTCGCCGAGTGAAGCCTAGCCCTCGGCGGGAGACCTTTGTTCTGAAGGACAGTCCTGTCCGAGACCTGCTACCCACTGTAAGCTCTTTGGCTCGGAGCACCCCTTCCCCAAGCAGTCTGACACCTCGACTCCGAAGCAGCGACAGGAAGGGGTCTGTCCGGCCTCTTCGGGCAACACCTGGGAAAAGGCCCTTCAGTGTGAAGAGG GAATCGCCCACTTGCAATCTGTTTCCTGCATCCAAAAGCCCAGCATCTTCTCCTCTTGCCCGATCATCTCCTCCAGTCCGGGGGAAAGCTGGGCCCAATGGGAGAATAATAGCAA GTCCACCTACCCCTGTCAAACCAGTCCTGACCTCACAACCTTCTACCAGCAATTCTCAACGCCTATCCCGGCCACAGGTCGCTGCTGCTAAATCTTCCAGTCAACTGCCCATTCCCTCAGCTATCCCCAGGCCTGCCAGCCGAATGCCACTCACCAGCCGGAGTTTACCACCCAGCAAAGGTGCGCTACCTCCAGATTCTCTGTCAGCTCGGAAAGGGCTTCCTAGACCAAAGGCTGCAGGGCACAGAG TTCCTGTTTCCCAGCGACCAAATCTTCCTGTCACTGGTACCACTCGCAGCAGTCTGCAGCCACCCAGGAAAGTTGCAGTCCCAGGATCTACCAG GTAA
- the PSRC1 gene encoding proline/serine-rich coiled-coil protein 1 isoform X2 translates to MEDLEADVKFIVDETLDFGGLSPSDSREEEDIAVLVTPEKPLRRGLSHRSDPNAVAPAPQSVRLSLGPLSPEKLEEILDEANRLAAQLEQCALQERESTGEGPGTRRVKPSPRRETFVLKDSPVRDLLPTVSSLARSTPSPSSLTPRLRSSDRKGSVRPLRATPGKRPFSVKRESPTCNLFPASKSPASSPLARSSPPVRGKAGPNGRIIASPPTPVKPVLTSQPSTSNSQRLSRPQVAAAKSSSQLPIPSAIPRPASRMPLTSRSLPPSKGALPPDSLSARKGLPRPKAAGHRVPVSQRPNLPVTGTTRSSLQPPRKVAVPGSTR, encoded by the exons ATGGAGGATTTGGAGGCAG ATGTGAAGTTTATTGTGGATGAGACCTTGGACTTTGGAGGGCTGTCACCATCTGACAG tcGTGAGGAAGAAGACATAGCAGTGTTGGTGACTCCAGAGAAACCACTCCGAAGGGGCCTCTCCCACCGAAGCGACCCAAATGCAGTGGCCCCTGCCCCCCAGAGTGTGAGGCTCAGCTTAGGGCCCCTCAGCccagagaagctggaagagatCCTTGATGAGGCCAACCGGCTGGCAGCTCAGCTGGAGCAGTGTGCCCTGCAGGAGCGGGAGAGCACAGGCGAGGGCCCGGGAACTCGCCGAGTGAAGCCTAGCCCTCGGCGGGAGACCTTTGTTCTGAAGGACAGTCCTGTCCGAGACCTGCTACCCACTGTAAGCTCTTTGGCTCGGAGCACCCCTTCCCCAAGCAGTCTGACACCTCGACTCCGAAGCAGCGACAGGAAGGGGTCTGTCCGGCCTCTTCGGGCAACACCTGGGAAAAGGCCCTTCAGTGTGAAGAGG GAATCGCCCACTTGCAATCTGTTTCCTGCATCCAAAAGCCCAGCATCTTCTCCTCTTGCCCGATCATCTCCTCCAGTCCGGGGGAAAGCTGGGCCCAATGGGAGAATAATAGCAA GTCCACCTACCCCTGTCAAACCAGTCCTGACCTCACAACCTTCTACCAGCAATTCTCAACGCCTATCCCGGCCACAGGTCGCTGCTGCTAAATCTTCCAGTCAACTGCCCATTCCCTCAGCTATCCCCAGGCCTGCCAGCCGAATGCCACTCACCAGCCGGAGTTTACCACCCAGCAAAGGTGCGCTACCTCCAGATTCTCTGTCAGCTCGGAAAGGGCTTCCTAGACCAAAGGCTGCAGGGCACAGAG TTCCTGTTTCCCAGCGACCAAATCTTCCTGTCACTGGTACCACTCGCAGCAGTCTGCAGCCACCCAGGAAAGTTGCAGTCCCAGGATCTACCAGGTAA